The following coding sequences lie in one Sinorhizobium fredii USDA 257 genomic window:
- a CDS encoding histidine phosphatase family protein — MNIFVIRHGETEWSLSGRHTATTDLPLTDNGRRQAERMRPVLAGRTFALVLVSPLRRARETCDLMVGPETIADGNLMEWNYGEYEGLTPQRKRWRLTRRSFRART; from the coding sequence GTGAACATATTCGTCATCAGGCATGGGGAGACCGAGTGGAGTCTGAGCGGACGACACACGGCAACGACAGACCTCCCCTTGACCGACAACGGACGACGACAGGCGGAACGGATGCGGCCGGTGCTGGCCGGCAGAACCTTCGCCCTCGTCCTCGTAAGCCCGCTGCGGCGGGCACGGGAGACTTGCGACCTGATGGTCGGACCCGAGACCATCGCCGACGGAAATTTGATGGAGTGGAACTACGGCGAATACGAGGGGCTGACGCCCCAGCGGAAGCGCTGGAGGCTCACCAGGAGGAGCTTCAGGGCTCGAACTTGA
- a CDS encoding DUF2905 domain-containing protein → MSRILIIIGLIIVAVGILWPWLMRIGFGRLPGDILIVRDNFTIYIPITTGLLVGILLTVILWLVNR, encoded by the coding sequence ATGTCCCGTATCCTGATTATCATCGGCCTCATCATCGTCGCTGTCGGTATTCTCTGGCCGTGGCTCATGCGCATCGGCTTCGGCAGGTTGCCGGGCGACATTCTGATCGTGCGCGACAATTTCACCATCTACATCCCGATCACCACCGGCCTACTCGTCGGCATCCTCCTGACCGTGATCCTCTGGCTGGTTAACCGGTAG
- a CDS encoding putative bifunctional diguanylate cyclase/phosphodiesterase produces MNTHSVESRFILIVSSALLLLIAPLFVLFFYLSNERAYRDVIDHGQVLLKANSLALGKPLWDFDEESVRQIASTILADRSVVSVRVYEVAGGLNVRLPERSRDKDPPGQILSTPVHYHSVDGIKTVGSLEIALRQRDLRSDFEVDDAVYIGIFLFAIVIITAAAILGNRMMVTRPLLRLTHAIDATRRLGSRHLVDWVSADEMGMLAANFNEMQARLAQEENDLKRAHQKTTRIYNLTPAKLYSIDDDDRLTAVSDYWLLATGYDRHTVVGRAFTDFLDPATRAAYENRKRQASEDVEAATVTVKFRCADGRLIDVLIKEVQALEAGETLSLAVMTDVTELKTAEQRNHVQAITDHLTGLLNRPGFEMALDAAIRQTAEDGGELACLLIDLDRFKQINDNLGHAAGDEVLRQIAGRIRAQVRGEDKVGRLGGDEFVVLIPASKAQNAALQISERIAAACAEPVIVDGNTLSLSASIGIALYPIQAITAAELLQKSDMAMYARKHNGKNGAKLFDPRMASLAQERLKIDTYIEEGLRQDWFDVHLQPIVDLKVGRIAGFEALMRLNHPEHGVLPPADIIRVAEETGAILRIGERIFEKAVAHLARLTSVPGLENAYLAVNFSPLQFCPKLPASTVSTLMKWGITPSRIVIEITEAVLMHHSPDIRDVLGALSSAGMKIALDDFGTGYSSLSYLVHFPVNIIKIDQAFTRSLTDESEMVRRRVRKLVAGIHTVAKELNCQVVAEGIETEEQLNALLSLDVNSGQGYFLGRPQPVGAILSGLECEQRPLLAVPRT; encoded by the coding sequence ATGAATACGCATTCGGTAGAAAGCCGCTTCATACTGATCGTTTCCAGCGCTCTCTTGCTGTTGATCGCGCCGCTCTTCGTGCTTTTCTTCTATCTCTCGAATGAGCGCGCCTATCGCGACGTCATCGATCACGGCCAAGTCCTGCTCAAAGCCAATTCGCTGGCCCTTGGAAAGCCGCTTTGGGATTTCGACGAGGAGAGCGTCCGGCAGATCGCCAGTACGATCCTCGCAGACCGTTCGGTGGTTTCCGTCCGTGTTTACGAGGTCGCCGGCGGGCTCAACGTCAGGCTGCCGGAGCGCTCCCGCGATAAGGATCCGCCCGGGCAGATTCTCTCCACCCCCGTCCATTATCACTCAGTCGATGGAATCAAGACGGTCGGAAGTCTGGAGATTGCGCTGCGTCAGCGCGACCTCCGCTCGGATTTCGAGGTCGACGATGCCGTCTATATCGGCATCTTCCTGTTTGCGATCGTGATCATCACGGCGGCGGCAATCCTGGGCAACCGCATGATGGTGACGCGGCCGCTGCTCCGCCTGACACACGCTATCGACGCGACGCGCCGGCTCGGATCCCGCCATCTGGTGGACTGGGTATCCGCCGACGAAATGGGAATGCTGGCCGCCAACTTCAACGAGATGCAAGCGCGTCTCGCCCAGGAGGAAAACGATCTCAAGCGCGCCCACCAGAAGACGACGCGCATCTACAATCTGACGCCGGCGAAGCTCTATTCCATCGACGACGACGATCGCCTGACGGCGGTGAGCGACTATTGGCTGCTCGCCACCGGCTACGATCGCCACACCGTTGTCGGCCGCGCCTTCACCGATTTTCTCGACCCGGCGACGCGCGCCGCCTACGAAAACCGCAAGCGGCAGGCGAGCGAGGACGTGGAAGCCGCCACCGTTACTGTCAAGTTCCGATGCGCCGACGGCCGCCTGATCGACGTTCTGATCAAAGAGGTGCAGGCTCTGGAGGCGGGCGAAACCCTGTCGCTGGCCGTGATGACCGACGTTACGGAACTGAAGACGGCGGAACAGCGCAACCATGTTCAGGCGATCACCGATCATCTGACCGGCCTCCTCAACCGCCCTGGCTTCGAGATGGCGCTCGATGCGGCGATCCGGCAGACCGCCGAAGACGGCGGAGAACTCGCCTGCCTGCTCATCGACCTCGACCGCTTCAAGCAGATCAACGACAATCTCGGCCATGCCGCCGGCGACGAAGTGCTGCGCCAGATCGCCGGCCGCATCCGGGCGCAGGTGCGCGGCGAGGATAAGGTCGGGCGACTGGGCGGCGACGAATTCGTCGTGTTGATTCCGGCAAGCAAGGCGCAGAACGCCGCGCTGCAGATCTCCGAGCGCATCGCCGCCGCCTGCGCGGAGCCGGTCATCGTCGACGGCAACACGCTGTCGCTGAGCGCCAGCATCGGCATCGCGCTCTATCCGATACAGGCGATAACCGCCGCCGAACTGCTGCAGAAGTCGGACATGGCGATGTATGCCCGCAAGCACAATGGCAAGAACGGCGCGAAACTGTTCGACCCGAGGATGGCAAGCCTTGCTCAGGAACGGCTGAAGATCGACACCTATATCGAGGAGGGGCTGCGGCAGGACTGGTTCGACGTGCATCTCCAGCCGATCGTCGATCTCAAGGTCGGGCGGATCGCCGGCTTCGAAGCGCTGATGCGCCTCAACCATCCCGAACACGGCGTGCTGCCGCCGGCGGATATCATACGGGTCGCCGAAGAGACCGGCGCGATCCTCAGGATCGGCGAGCGCATCTTCGAGAAGGCCGTCGCCCACCTGGCCCGCCTGACGTCCGTTCCGGGCCTGGAAAATGCCTATCTGGCCGTCAACTTCTCGCCCCTGCAATTTTGCCCCAAACTGCCGGCCAGCACCGTTTCCACCTTGATGAAATGGGGGATCACCCCCAGCCGCATCGTCATCGAAATCACCGAAGCGGTGTTGATGCACCACAGCCCCGATATCCGCGACGTACTCGGCGCTCTGAGCAGCGCCGGAATGAAGATCGCGCTCGACGATTTCGGCACGGGCTATTCCTCGCTCAGCTACCTCGTTCATTTCCCGGTCAATATCATCAAGATCGACCAGGCCTTCACCCGATCGCTGACGGACGAAAGCGAAATGGTCCGCCGGCGGGTCCGCAAGCTGGTCGCCGGCATTCATACGGTGGCGAAGGAGCTGAACTGCCAGGTCGTCGCCGAGGGGATCGAAACCGAGGAGCAGCTGAACGCGCTCCTCTCCTTGGACGTAAACTCAGGGCAAGGTTATTTCCTCGGGCGCCCCCAGCCCGTCGGCGCAATTCTATCCGGACTCGAATGCGAGCAACGGCCGTTGCTGGCCGTGCCAAGGACCTGA
- a CDS encoding phosphoketolase family protein has protein sequence MVSLNTARQSKLALKERSETGGPLSQEELQSMDAYWRASNYLSVGQIYLLDNPLLKEPLKREHIKPRLLGHWGTSPGLNLLYVHLNRVIKRDDLNMIYIIGPGHGGPSLVAHAYLEGTYSEVYPNIGQDGEGMKRLFKQFSFPGGIPSHVAPETPGSIHEGGELGYALSHAYGAAFDNPDLIVACIVGDGEAETGPLATGWHGNKFVNPARDGCVLPILHLNGYKIANPCFLARIPRDELQKFFEGMGYAPYFVEGSDPESVHQQLAGVLDTAVAEIRKIWTDARSNGNVKRPAWPMIVFRTPKGWTCPPEIDGKKCEDYWRSHQVPMGDMDKAEHIRILEKWMKSYRPEELFDDGGRLKPELEALAPTARRRMSDNPHANGGLLLRDLKMPDFRDYAVSVPKPGATTAESARLMGKFLRDVMKLNMESKNFRLFSPDENNSNRWQDVLEVTDRCYMADIYPEDDHLAPDGRVMEVLSEHQCQGWLEGYLLTGRHGFFSCYEAFIHIIDSMFNQHAKWLKVCNEIPWRRPIGSLNYFLSSHVWRQDHNGFSHQDPGFIDHVVNKKADVIRVYLPPDANTLLSVTDHCLRSRNYVNVVVAGKQPAPQWLTMDEAIKHCTAGLGIWEWASNDKGAEPDVVMACCGDVPTLETLAAVELIREHLPELKVRVINVVNLMKLQPSEEHPHGLSNRDFDALFTKDKPIIFAFHGYPWLIHRLTYRRTNHDNLHVRGYKEEGTTSTPFDMVVMNEVDRFHLIEDVIDRLPQLGARAAYFKQAIHEKLIAHKLYIEKHGEDMPEIAGWAWGQAAAVGGRRGSTEADNV, from the coding sequence ATGGTTTCGCTTAACACGGCACGGCAGTCAAAGCTCGCACTCAAGGAGCGGTCGGAAACAGGCGGTCCGCTTTCTCAAGAAGAACTGCAGTCAATGGATGCTTACTGGCGGGCATCGAACTACCTTTCGGTGGGCCAGATCTATCTCCTCGATAATCCTCTCCTGAAGGAGCCGCTGAAGCGCGAGCACATAAAGCCGCGACTGCTCGGCCACTGGGGCACGTCGCCAGGCTTGAACCTGCTTTACGTCCATCTCAACCGCGTTATCAAACGCGACGACCTCAACATGATCTATATCATCGGACCGGGGCACGGCGGGCCTTCATTGGTTGCGCACGCCTATCTCGAAGGCACCTACAGCGAAGTCTATCCAAATATCGGCCAGGACGGGGAGGGCATGAAGCGGCTGTTCAAGCAGTTTAGCTTCCCCGGCGGCATTCCTAGCCATGTAGCGCCGGAAACGCCCGGCAGCATTCACGAAGGCGGCGAACTTGGCTATGCATTGAGCCACGCCTACGGGGCGGCGTTTGATAACCCGGATCTGATCGTCGCCTGTATTGTCGGCGACGGAGAAGCGGAGACAGGACCGCTGGCGACCGGTTGGCACGGCAACAAGTTCGTCAATCCGGCCCGCGACGGGTGCGTGCTCCCGATCCTCCATCTCAACGGGTACAAGATCGCCAACCCGTGCTTCCTCGCCCGCATCCCCAGGGACGAGCTGCAAAAATTTTTCGAGGGCATGGGCTACGCCCCGTATTTCGTCGAGGGCAGTGACCCGGAGAGCGTGCACCAGCAGTTGGCCGGTGTGCTCGATACCGCCGTGGCGGAAATTCGGAAAATCTGGACCGATGCGCGCAGCAACGGCAACGTGAAACGTCCCGCCTGGCCGATGATCGTCTTCCGTACACCGAAGGGCTGGACCTGCCCGCCGGAAATCGACGGCAAGAAGTGCGAGGACTACTGGCGCTCACACCAGGTGCCAATGGGCGATATGGACAAGGCCGAGCATATCCGAATTCTCGAAAAGTGGATGAAGAGCTATCGGCCAGAGGAACTGTTCGACGACGGCGGCCGCCTCAAGCCCGAACTGGAGGCGCTCGCGCCGACGGCCCGACGGCGGATGAGCGATAATCCGCACGCCAATGGCGGCCTATTGCTGCGCGACCTGAAGATGCCGGATTTCCGCGACTATGCGGTCTCCGTTCCCAAGCCCGGGGCGACGACGGCCGAGTCGGCACGGTTAATGGGCAAGTTTCTCCGGGACGTGATGAAATTGAACATGGAGAGCAAGAACTTCCGTCTGTTCAGCCCGGATGAGAACAATTCGAATCGCTGGCAGGATGTGCTCGAGGTCACCGATCGCTGCTACATGGCAGACATCTATCCGGAGGACGATCATCTGGCGCCGGACGGCCGGGTCATGGAAGTCCTCAGCGAGCATCAATGCCAGGGATGGCTGGAAGGCTATCTGCTCACCGGGCGCCACGGCTTCTTTTCCTGCTACGAGGCGTTCATTCACATCATCGACTCGATGTTCAACCAGCACGCCAAGTGGCTGAAGGTCTGTAACGAAATCCCGTGGCGACGTCCCATCGGCTCATTGAACTACTTTCTGAGTTCTCATGTCTGGCGCCAGGATCACAATGGTTTTAGCCATCAGGACCCGGGATTCATCGATCACGTGGTCAACAAGAAGGCGGACGTTATCCGGGTCTATCTGCCGCCGGATGCCAACACGCTTCTGTCGGTGACGGACCACTGCCTGCGCAGCCGCAACTACGTCAACGTCGTGGTCGCGGGCAAGCAGCCCGCGCCACAATGGCTGACGATGGACGAGGCGATCAAGCATTGTACCGCGGGACTTGGCATCTGGGAGTGGGCAAGCAACGACAAGGGGGCCGAGCCTGATGTCGTGATGGCCTGTTGCGGTGACGTTCCGACCCTGGAAACACTGGCTGCAGTCGAATTGATCCGTGAGCACCTGCCGGAATTGAAAGTGCGGGTGATCAACGTGGTCAATCTGATGAAGCTCCAGCCGTCGGAAGAGCATCCGCACGGCCTGTCAAACCGCGACTTCGACGCATTGTTCACGAAGGACAAGCCGATAATCTTCGCCTTCCATGGTTATCCGTGGCTCATCCATCGGCTCACCTATCGTCGAACCAACCACGACAATTTGCACGTCCGCGGCTACAAGGAAGAGGGAACGACGAGCACCCCGTTCGACATGGTGGTCATGAACGAAGTCGACCGCTTCCATCTCATCGAGGACGTCATTGACCGGCTGCCGCAATTGGGTGCGCGCGCCGCTTATTTCAAGCAGGCAATCCACGAGAAACTCATCGCCCATAAGCTGTACATCGAGAAGCATGGCGAAGACATGCCCGAAATCGCCGGCTGGGCGTGGGGACAGGCGGCGGCCGTGGGTGGTCGGCGGGGTTCGACGGAAGCGGACAACGTCTGA
- a CDS encoding substrate-binding periplasmic protein, which yields MKQLFFLIPFLFPLVAQSADVKFVTESYPPFNFREGEVYKGASVEQVRLLMEDAGLPYTMEMMPWARALFLAENHEMHCVFTTVHNKERHGRFKWVEPLLKSRTVLIRKAGSPANPKSLDEAKAFKVGTQRDDFTQTILEENGFPRIDLATDLELTLKKLLTGRIDLMPISEKYFDKLKREGTPIESTVVLAEDIYSIACNPSVPDELIGRMQKGLDKVIADGTQARLFETYGLATDEQK from the coding sequence ATGAAACAGCTCTTCTTCTTGATACCATTTCTCTTCCCGCTGGTTGCCCAATCGGCGGACGTGAAATTCGTGACCGAGTCCTACCCGCCCTTCAATTTTCGCGAGGGCGAAGTCTATAAGGGCGCTTCCGTCGAGCAGGTCCGGCTTCTCATGGAGGATGCCGGCCTCCCATATACGATGGAGATGATGCCGTGGGCTCGGGCGCTTTTCCTGGCCGAGAATCACGAGATGCATTGCGTCTTCACCACCGTCCATAACAAGGAGCGCCACGGCCGCTTCAAATGGGTGGAACCTTTGCTGAAGAGCCGCACGGTGCTGATCCGCAAGGCCGGTTCGCCCGCCAATCCGAAGTCGCTCGACGAGGCCAAAGCCTTCAAGGTCGGCACGCAGCGCGACGACTTCACCCAGACCATTCTCGAGGAAAACGGCTTTCCGCGGATCGACCTCGCCACGGACCTGGAATTGACACTCAAAAAGCTTCTGACCGGCCGCATTGACCTGATGCCGATCTCGGAGAAATACTTCGACAAGCTGAAGCGCGAGGGAACACCCATCGAATCGACGGTGGTCCTTGCCGAGGACATCTACTCGATCGCCTGCAATCCCTCTGTACCGGACGAATTGATCGGCCGCATGCAGAAGGGCCTCGACAAGGTCATTGCCGATGGAACGCAAGCGCGTCTTTTCGAGACATACGGCCTCGCGACCGACGAGCAGAAGTAA